The Montipora capricornis isolate CH-2021 chromosome 3, ASM3666992v2, whole genome shotgun sequence genome window below encodes:
- the LOC138040845 gene encoding GDP-L-fucose synthase-like, translated as MVEPKVILVTGGSGLVGQALQEIVATEEKRPDETWIFISSKDGDLCDSAATKVIFDRHKPTHVIHLAALVGGLFKNLKCNLDFWRMNTQINENVLHSCHLFKVKKCVSCLSTCILPDKTTYPIDETMIHNGPPHSSNFGFAYAKRMIDVQNRAYHQQYPDGCLFTSVMPTNVYGKHDYFNLEDSHVLPGLIHKVYLAEQEGKPLVVWGTGSPRRQFIFSKDLARLMVWVMREYNEIETIILSVGEEDELSIKEAAELVVEGMGFTGKLEYDTSKSDGQFKKTASNSKLRKYRPDFKFTDPKIAIKETCEWFLANYKTCRK; from the exons atggtggaaccCAAAGTCATTCTTGTCACTGGCGGTTCTGGCCTTGTTGGGCAAGCTTTACAAGAAATTGTAGCCACAGAGGAAAAGAGACCTGACGAAACCTGGATATTTATATCTTCTAAAGATGGAGACCTGTG TGATTCTGCAGCAACAAAAGTCATATTTGACAGGCACAAGCCAACACACGTCATTCATTTGGCTGCTTTGGTTGGTGGACTCTTCAAGAACCTCAAATGCAATCTAGATTTCTGG AGGATGAATACCCAAATTAATGAAAATGTACTACACAGTTGTCACCTCTTTAAG GTGAAGAAGTGTGTTTCATGTCTCTCAACCTGCATTTTGCCTGACAAGACAACTTACCCTATAGATGAAACAATGATTCATAATGGCCCCCCTCATTCGTCCAACTTTGGATTTGCATATGCCAAACGCATGATTGATGTTCAAAACAG GGCGTATCATCAGCAGTATCCTGATGGATGCTTGTTTACCAGTGTTATGCCCACCAATGTTTATGGAAAGCATGATTACTTTAATTTGGAGGATTCACATGTGCTCCCAGGATTGATTCACAAAGTCTACTTGGCAGAGC AAGAAGGCAAGCCTTTAGTGGTTTGGGGGACTGGTTCACCGCGAAGGCAATTTATCTTCTCAAAG GATCTGGCTAGGCTGATGGTTTGGGTCATGAGGGAGTACAATGAGATTGAAACAATTATTTTATCAG TTGGGGAAGAGGATGAGCTGTCAATCAAGGAGGCTGCAGAATTAGTTGTGGAAGGAATGGGATTTACTGGAAAGCTAGAA TACGACACTAGCAAGTCTGATGGTCAGTTTAAAAAGACTGCAAGCAATTCGAAATTGCGGAAGTACCGGCCAGATTTCAAGTTCACGGATCCTAAAATAG CCATCAAGGAGACTTGCGAGTGGTTCTTGGCTAACTACAAGACTTGCCGAAAATGA